From the Primulina tabacum isolate GXHZ01 chromosome 15, ASM2559414v2, whole genome shotgun sequence genome, one window contains:
- the LOC142526461 gene encoding sodium/calcium exchanger NCL2-like has translation MAKKKSLAIISLLILVLQLAYSRSIKEDLESVSDGMDSDRKTPSIIEWGLSASTETCEPAYGFLPCSTNVWGLLFLIVVYEILLSLAGKYVAIGSDKFFEIIGPGIFGASLFQFLGTFPQIIIVLVSVLSGSRDAAQQRSTLGMGLVAGTTVMLLTLVWGVSVILGSYDLSDANTGNDPNDKKKIKLKGCGLVTDAETSYTSRIMLISLVPFLILQLQNIFTTPSGRRVIILIALIITVILLFAYINYQIFQPWVQNRRFEYLMSKYAEDKLMQLLTSNGRPDSQKILQLFNRVDKNKSASISPAELRVLLLGAKIDDSDDLTTDRNIENILASFDVSGDGLINRDEFVRGMAQLVSNFSNQNADSIKKGGGKISQNTSQTQNGQLSNASSTSQMTSYSWLTIFKATFWIILGTFMLCALSEPLINSAVSFAQAANLSSFSVSYLAIPFALNYGVAVQSIASARQKTQKSISLTLSALYNGVFMNNIIGLIVFLTPVYARDLMSNVSAEVLVVLIICIVMTLLTSVRTTYPVWVGYLVLVLYPISLALVYLLTNVLGWS, from the exons ATGGCCAAGAAGAAATCACTTGCTATAATTTCTTTGCTTATTCTTGTCCTTCAATTGGCGTACAGCCGTTCGATTAAGGAGGACTTGGAATCGGTATCCGATGGCATGGATTCTGACAGGAAGACGCCATCTATTATTGAGTGGGGCTTATCGGCTTCTACGGAGACGTGCGAACCGGCATACGGGTTTCTGCCGTGCTCCACCAATGTTTGGGGGCTGCTGTTTTTGATCGTGGTGTACGAAATCTTGCTGTCTCTTGCTGGGAAATATGTTGCTATCGGGTCCGATAAGTTCTTCGAGATTATCGGGCCTGGTATTTTTGGAGCTAGTTTGTTTCAGTTTCTGGGCACATTTCCTCAAATTATCATCGTCCTTG TATCTGTGCTTTCGGGGTCTCGGGATGCAGCACAGCAACGATCTACGCTAGGAATGGGATTGGTAGCCGGAACGACGGTCATGCTTCTGACGCTGGTATGGGGAGTTTCTGTTATTCTTGGCAGCTATGATCTCTCAGATGCTAACACTGgcaatgatccaaatgacaaaaagaaaatcaaactTAAAG GTTGTGGCCTTGTTACGGATGCTGAAACGAGCTATACGTCGCGGATCATGTTGATATCTTTGGTCCCATTTCTCATTCTGCAGctgcaaaatatttttactacgCCATCAGGGAGACGAGTGATTATTCTTATTGCTCTGATCATCACTGTTATTTTGCTCTTTGCCTACATAAACTATCAG ATATTCCAGCCATGGGTTCAGAACCGGAGATTTGAGTATCTGATGAGTAAATATGCAGAAGACAAGCTCATGCAACTATTGACAAGCAATGGCAGACCTGACTCTCAGAAAATCTTACA ACTGTTCAACAGAGTGGATAAGAATAAGAGCGCATCAATATCACCAGCAGAACTCCGAGTTTTGCTCTTAGGAGCAAAGATTGATGATAGTGACGACTTGACCACAGACAGaaacattgaaaatattttgGCATCTTTCGATGTATCAGGCGATGGCCTTATCAATCGGGACGAATTCGTCAGAGGCATGGCACAATTAGTTTCTAACTTTTCCAATCAGAATGCAGATAGTATCAAAAAAGGAGGTGGCAAAATTTCTCAG AATACGAGTCAAACACAAAATGGGCAGTTGTCTAATGCCTCGAGCACTAGCCAGATGACTAGTTATTCTTGGTTAACTATCTTCAAAGCTACTTTCTGGATTATCTTGGGGACATTCATGTTATGTGCACTGTCTGAACCTTTAATCAATAGTGCTGTGAGTTTTGCCCAAGCTGCCAACCTATCTTCATTTAGCGTCTCGTATTTGGCCATTCCGTTTGCTTTGAACTATGGAGTTGCAGTGCAATCAATTGCTTCTGCCCGACAGAAAACACAGAAATCTATTTCCTTGACACTATCTGCG CTCTATAATGGCGTATTCATGAACAACATAATCGGATTAATAGTGTTTCTCACGCCAGTTTACGCACGTGATTTGATGTCAAATGTGTCTGCTGAAGTTCTGGTGGTTCTGATTATCTGTATAGTCATGACTTTATTGACGAGCGTTCGGACCACATACCCTGTCTGGGTGGGTTATCTCGTGCTTGTTTTGTACCCAATTTCTCTGGCATTAGTATATCTTCTCACTAATGTTTTGGGATGGTCCTAA
- the LOC142526172 gene encoding uncharacterized protein LOC142526172 gives MCERRAENLMRPSQHIDKVIHAQSKEEKEKNRLRLSTSIVAVRWLALQGCAFRGNDESLSSSNRGNFFELVKAFAKMNIEIDEVVLENAPKNAQYIAPEIQKEILHIMANRVRQMVREEVGDKYFCILVDEARVISKREQMAIILRFVNNHGILTERFFAIKSVSDTTSMNLKNEISNVLVHHDLHVKKIRGQGYDGGSNMRGAWNGLQALFLKDCPYAYYVHCFAHRLQLTLVSAAKDVSVIWEFFSHLDNIVNIVTSSTKRIAELHTAQRNEIEYMLSIGERDSGSGANQIGNLQRAGATRWSSHYDSVKSLIGMYTATCKVFEVLSDYSPNGRVKAEVRGIYRNMASFEFVFILHLMHKFMRTTDTLCQILQRKSQDILTAITFVTATKTCLQEFRECGWNEFLQEVKVFCSRNEIDVPDLDCLYKIGRSCRQTTIEHHYHFDVFNAAIDFILMELNTRFNESSVELLSLGTALDPKNPFDSFNSDDICKLAKKFYPGDFTD, from the coding sequence ATGTGTGAGAGAAGAGCTGAAAATTTGATGAGGCCCTCACAACATATTGATAAAGTGATACATGCACAATCTAAagaggaaaaagagaaaaatcgtCTGCGTTTGAGCACCTCAATTGTAGCTGTTCGTTGGCTAGCACTTCAAGGTTGTGCTTTTAGAGGTAACGATGAATCTCTATCTTCATCTAATCGTggaaatttttttgaattgGTGAAGGCTTTTGCAAAAATGAATATAGAAATTGATGAAGTTGTGCTTGAGAATGCTCCAAAAAATGCCCAATATATCGCTCCAGAAATTCAAAAAGAGATTTTACATATTATGGCCAATAGAGTACGACAGATGGTTcgtgaagaagttggagataaATACTTCTGTATTCTTGTTGATGAAGCCCGAGTTATATCTAAACGAGAGCAAATGGCCATTATATTGAGGTTTGTGAACAATCatgggattttgacagaaagATTTTTTGCCATTAAAAGTGTTAGTGACACTACCtcaatgaatttgaaaaatGAGATATCAAATGTTCTTGTTCATCATGATCTCCATGTTAAGAAAATCAGAGGCCAAGGATATGATGGTGGTAGCAATATGCGTGGAGCGTGGAATGGACTTCAAGcattatttctcaaagattgtcCCTATGCATACTATGTCCACTGTTTTGCACATCGTTTACAACTGACATTGGTTTCTGCAGCTAAGGATGTTAGTGTTATTTGGGAATTCTTTTCTCATTTGGACAATATTGTTAATATTGTCACTTCTTCTACTAAGCGCATTGCTGAATTACATACTGCACAGAGAAATGAAATTGAGTATATGTTGTCAATTGGAGAACGTGATTCTGGAAGTGGTGCAAACCAGATTGGTAATTTGCAACGAGCAGGAGCTACTCGTTGGAGTTCTCACTATGATTCGGTAAAAAGCTTGATAGGTATGTACACTGCAACTTGCAAAGTTTTTGAAGTTCTCAGTGATTATTCTCCAAATGGAAGAGTTAAGGCTGAAGTTCGGGGGATTTACAGAAACATGGCAAGCtttgaatttgtgtttattttgcACTTAATGCATAAATTTATGAGAACAACAGATACTCTTTGTCaaattcttcaaagaaaatctcaaGACATTTTGACTGCTATCACATTTGTCACTGCTACCAAAACTTGCCTTCAAGAATTTAGAGAATGTGGGTGGAATGAATTTCTTCAGGAAGTTAAAGTTTTTTGCTCAAGAAATGAAATTGATGTACCTGACCTTGATTGTCTATATAAGATTGGACGTTCCTGTCGGCAAACTACAATAGAACATCATTACcactttgatgtttttaatgcagCAATAGATTTCATTTTGATGGAGTTAAATACTCGGTTCAATGAGTCATCGGTGGAACTTCTTTCTCTTGGTACAGCTTTAGATCCTAAAAATCCATTTGACTCATTTAACAGTGATGATATTTGCAAGCTTGCGAAGAAGTTTTATCCTGGAGATTTCACAGATTAA
- the LOC142527461 gene encoding uncharacterized protein LOC142527461, which translates to MDFQGPMQQGFSLQSSEVVKAKRRKGEKREIHGSLIVRPTGRKDRHSKVCTARGTRDRRLRLSPTTAIQFYDVQDRLGYDRPSKAIDWLMQEAKSAIEALDGEAKIQQIEMERGQVLKSELVKTGRHEPLISSFGFPGDQASPGYDFNTEGSIPSTYSSQMWDKNFDLGRFKKSVPWNCSNAHSGHPGEETVSFTRSLPLHFSAPPVLSPNRMYFQREPLQFSVVDYPSSRSELRGMRYDVHDEFSYFTSEKEDEVNMNPVPSNPFYAATFVHHEG; encoded by the coding sequence ATGGATTTCCAGGGGCCAATGCAACAGGGTTTTAGTTTACAATCATCAGAAGTGGTGAAAGCCAAGAGAAGAAAAGGAGAAAAAAGAGAAATCCATGGCAGCCTCATTGTTCGCCCTACTGGAAGAAAAGATAGACACAGCAAAGTCTGCACGGCTAGAGGGACTAGAGATCGACGCCTTAGGCTCTCGCCAACAACTGCAATTCAGTTTTATGACGTCCAGGATCGACTTGGCTACGATCGCCCCAGTAAAGCCATTGATTGGCTCATGCAAGAAGCTAAATCTGCCATTGAAGCGCTGGATGGTGAGGCTAAGATTCAGCAAATCGAAATGGAAAGGGGTCAGGTTCTGAAATCCGAATTGGTAAAGACTGGGAGACATGAACCTTTGATTTCCAGTTTCGGTTTTCCCGGTGATCAGGCGTCCCCCGGCTATGATTTTAACACAGAGGGCTCAATTCCTTCTACTTATTCTTCCCAGATGTGGGATAAGAACTTTGATCTGGGAAGATTCAAAAAATCTGTCCCCTGGAATTGTAGCAATGCACACTCAGGTCATCCTGGAGAAGAAACAGTCTCTTTCACGAGGTCTCTGCCTCTCCATTTTTCGGCACCACCAGTTTTAAGCCCCAACCGAATGTATTTTCAAAGGGAACCCCTTCAGTTCAGTGTTGTTGATTATCCTTCAAGTAGGTCCGAACTTCGAGGCATGAGGTATGATGTCCATGATGAATTTTCATATTTTACTTCTGAAAAGGAAGATGAAGTGAACATGAATCCAGTGCCCAGCAATCCATTTTATGCAGCTACTTTCGTTCACCACGAAGGCTGA
- the LOC142526733 gene encoding magnesium-chelatase subunit ChlI, chloroplastic-like, protein MAGLVGISSTAAILACRPYSSNSSKPSCFYLPPARGLSYGKRFYGGIGVPFKEWRSPFHVSVSNVATEISPDQDQKLAASKERQRPVYPFAAIVGQEEMKLCLLLNVIDPKIGGVMIMGDRGTGKSTAVRSLVDLLPEINVIAGDAFNSDPDDPEVQGPEAREKSLRGEQLPVVSVKINMVDLPLGATEDRVCGTIDIEKALTEGVKAFEPGLLAKANRGILYVDEVNLLDDHLVDVLLDSAASGWNTVEREGISISHPARFILIGSGNPEEGELRPQLLDRFGMHAQVGTVKDAELRVKIVEERGRFDRNPKDFRESYNAEQEKLQQQISSAMESLSSVEIDREDRVKISKVCAELNVDGLRGDIVTNRAARALAALKGRDKVTAEDIATVIPNCLRHRLRKDPLESIDSGLLVIEKFYEVFS, encoded by the exons ATGGCGGGGCTCGTGGGAATTTCGTCCACCGCTGCGATCTTGGCCTGTAGGCCATACTCTTCTAATTCCTCCAAGCCTTCATGTTTCTACCTTCCCCCAGCACGAG GGCTGAGTTATGGGAAGAGGTTTTATGGTGGCATTGGAGTTCCCTTCAAGGAATGGCGGTCTCCATTTCATGTCTCGGTTTCTAATGTTGCCACTGAGATTAGTCCTGATCAGGATCAG AAGCTTGCTGCTTCAAAGGAGAGGCAGAGACCAGTTTATCCATTTGCAGCTATAGTTGGACAAGAAGAGATGAAACTATGCCTTCTGTTGAATGTGATTGACCCAAAGATAGGAGGCGTGATGATAATGGGTGACAGAGGAACAGGAAAGTCCACGGCTGTCAGGTCTTTGGTTGATTTACTTCCTGAAATTAACGTCATTGCTGGTGATGCATTTAATTCCGACCCAGACGACCCAGAAGTTCAGGGCCCTGAAGCAAGAGAGAAGAGTTTGCGAGGCGAACAACTCCCTGTTGTGTCGGTGAAAATCAACATGGTTGATTTGCCATTGGGTGCTACAGAAGACAGAGTTTGTGGTACTATTGACATTGAAAAGGCTCTTACTGAAGGTGTGAAAGCATTTGAGCCTGGCCTTCTTGCCAAAGCAAACAGAGGAATTCTCTATGTGGATGAGGTTAATCTTTTGGATGACCATTTAGTAGACGTTCTACTCGACTCTGCTGCCTCGGGTTGGAATACTGTGGAGAGGGAAGGAATCTCAATTTCACACCCTGCCAGGTTTATACTCATCGGCTCTGGGAATCCTGAAGAAGGAGAACTGAGGCCACAGCTTCTTGATCGATTTGGGATGCATGCACAAGTTGGGACGGTGAAGGATGCTGAACTCAGGGTGAAAATAGTTGAGGAAAGAGGACGATTTGATAGAAATCCTAAAGATTTTCGCGAGTCTTACAATGCAGAACAAGAAAAGCTCCAGCAACAAATTTCTTCCGCAATGGAATCTCTCTCGTCTGTAGAAATCGATCGTGAAGATAGAGTTAAAATTTCCAAGGTCTGTGCTGAGCTGAATGTTGATGGATTGAGAGGTGACATAGTGACTAACCGGGCAGCAAGAGCATTGGCTGCTCTCAAAGGACGAGATAAAGTAACTGCGGAGGATATTGCAACTGTCATTCCCAACTGCTTGAGACATCGTCTTAGGAAGGATCCTTTGGAGTCAATAGACTCAGGCTTGCTTGTGATTGAGAAATTTTATGAGGTTTTTAGCTGA